In Bacteroides sp. AN502(2024), one genomic interval encodes:
- a CDS encoding sensor histidine kinase: MKLIYYIILRITLALTLILTVWAIFFYITMIEEVNDEVDDALEDYSETIIIRALAGEELPSKTNGSNNQYYMIEVSKEYAESREDIQYKDSMVYIEEKGETEPARILTTIFKNSEGRYHELTVSTPSIEKDDLRDAIQVWIIFLYVALLFCIIIISVWVFYRNMRPLYVLLHWLDGYQTGKSNKPLTNGTQITEFRKLNEAAIRYVERTEQMFEQQKQFIGNASHEIQTPLAICRNRLEMLMEDDSLSEKQLEELMKTHQTLEYITKLNKSLLLLSKIDNGQFTDTKELELNVLLKQYLQDYEEVYNYRNIEVTIDEQSVFKVTMNESLAIALLTNLLKNAFVHNIDEGHIRITVTKDCIILRNSGVEHPLNKEHIFERFYQGSKKEGSTGLGLAIADSICRLQHLNINYYFEQNEHCFEISQS; encoded by the coding sequence ATGAAATTAATATATTACATCATTCTTCGTATTACACTTGCTCTGACCCTGATACTGACAGTCTGGGCAATTTTCTTTTATATTACAATGATCGAAGAAGTCAACGATGAAGTGGATGACGCTTTGGAAGATTATTCGGAAACCATCATTATCCGGGCATTGGCAGGAGAGGAACTACCTTCTAAAACTAATGGCTCCAACAATCAATATTATATGATAGAAGTAAGCAAAGAGTATGCGGAAAGCCGGGAGGATATTCAATATAAAGACTCTATGGTATATATTGAAGAAAAAGGGGAGACCGAACCGGCACGTATTCTAACTACTATCTTTAAAAATAGTGAAGGACGATACCACGAACTGACAGTATCGACTCCCAGCATTGAAAAAGATGATTTGAGAGATGCCATCCAAGTGTGGATTATATTTCTATACGTAGCCCTATTATTCTGCATTATTATCATTTCCGTATGGGTATTTTACCGGAATATGCGACCGCTCTATGTACTTCTGCACTGGCTGGACGGTTATCAAACGGGAAAAAGCAATAAACCTTTGACTAACGGTACTCAAATCACGGAATTCCGGAAATTAAATGAGGCTGCCATTCGTTATGTAGAACGTACGGAGCAGATGTTTGAACAACAAAAACAATTTATCGGAAATGCTTCACACGAGATACAAACTCCACTTGCTATCTGTCGTAATCGATTGGAAATGTTGATGGAAGATGATTCGCTATCAGAAAAACAACTGGAAGAACTGATGAAAACGCATCAGACTTTAGAATACATCACTAAATTAAACAAGTCCCTATTATTGCTTTCCAAGATTGATAATGGCCAGTTTACGGATACCAAAGAATTGGAACTCAATGTACTTCTCAAACAATATCTGCAAGATTACGAAGAAGTTTATAATTATCGTAACATAGAAGTCACGATAGATGAACAATCCGTTTTCAAGGTAACAATGAACGAATCTCTGGCTATTGCTTTACTCACTAACCTCCTGAAAAATGCATTTGTACATAATATTGACGAGGGACATATCCGAATTACCGTTACTAAGGACTGTATCATTTTACGAAATTCGGGAGTGGAACATCCGCTGAATAAAGAACATATCTTCGAACGTTTCTATCAGGGTAGCAAAAAGGAAGGATCTACAGGGCTGGGATTAGCTATAGCCGATTCCATCTGTCGTTTGCAACATCTGAATATAAATTATTACTTCGAGCAGAATGAACATTGCTTCGAGATTTCCCAATCATAA
- a CDS encoding response regulator transcription factor, with amino-acid sequence MKILIVEDEPSLRELIQCSLEKERYVVETASDFNAALRKIGEYDYDCILLDIMLPDGNGLVLLKRLKALHKRENVIIISAKDSLEDKVLGLELGADDYLPKPFHLVELNARIKSVIRRHQYDGKIDIRQGNVRIEPDKYRVFVNELEVELNRKEYDILLYFINRPGRLISKNTLAESVWGDHIDQVDNFDFIYAQIKNLRKKLKDSGATIEIKAVYGFGYKMVVE; translated from the coding sequence ATGAAGATATTGATTGTAGAAGACGAACCCTCTTTGAGAGAACTGATTCAGTGTTCACTTGAGAAAGAACGTTACGTGGTAGAAACAGCCAGTGACTTCAATGCTGCTCTACGCAAAATTGGAGAGTACGACTATGATTGTATCTTATTGGACATCATGTTGCCGGACGGAAACGGACTTGTTCTTCTTAAACGATTGAAAGCACTCCATAAACGGGAAAATGTAATTATTATTTCTGCCAAAGACTCCTTGGAAGACAAAGTCTTGGGATTGGAACTCGGAGCTGATGATTATTTGCCTAAACCCTTTCATCTGGTCGAATTAAATGCACGTATTAAAAGTGTGATTCGCCGTCATCAGTACGATGGAAAAATTGATATCCGCCAAGGAAATGTACGGATAGAACCGGATAAATATCGTGTCTTTGTGAATGAACTGGAAGTGGAACTAAATAGAAAAGAGTATGATATCCTATTGTATTTCATCAACCGCCCCGGAAGATTAATCAGTAAAAATACCTTGGCCGAATCTGTATGGGGAGATCATATCGATCAAGTTGACAATTTTGATTTCATCTATGCACAAATCAAGAATCTCCGTAAAAAGCTTAAAGACTCCGGTGCAACTATTGAAATCAAAGCGGTCTATGGATTTGGATATAAAATGGTGGTAGAATAG
- the proS gene encoding proline--tRNA ligase, translated as MAKELKDLTKRSENYSQWYNDLVVKADLAEQSAVRGCMVIKPYGYAIWEKMQRQLDDMFKETGHVNAYFPLLIPKSFLSREAEHVEGFAKECAVVTHYRLKNAEDGSGVVVDPAAKLEEELIIRPTSETIIWNTYKNWIQSYRDLPILCNQWANVFRWEMRTRLFLRTAEFLWQEGHTAHATREEAEEEAIRMLNVYGEFAEKYMAVPVIKGVKSANERFAGALDTYTIEAMMQDGKALQSGTSHFLGQNFAKAFDVQFVNKENKMEYVWATSWGVSTRLMGALIMTHSDDNGLVLPPHLAPIQVVIVPIYKNDEQLKQIDAKVEGIVAKLKALGISVKYDNADNKRPGFKFADYELKGVPVRLVMGGRDLENNTMEVMRRDTLEKETVTCEGIETYVQNLLEEMQANIYKKALEYRNSKITTVDTYDEFKEKIEEGGFILAHWDGTTETEEKIKEETKATIRCIPFDSFVPGDKEPGKCMVTGKPSACRVVFARSY; from the coding sequence ATGGCAAAAGAACTGAAAGACCTTACCAAACGTAGTGAAAACTACTCACAGTGGTATAACGATTTGGTGGTAAAAGCTGATTTGGCAGAACAATCTGCTGTACGCGGATGTATGGTGATTAAGCCTTACGGATACGCTATCTGGGAGAAAATGCAACGTCAATTGGACGACATGTTCAAGGAAACAGGACATGTAAATGCATATTTCCCGTTATTAATCCCGAAATCATTCTTAAGCCGCGAAGCTGAACACGTAGAAGGGTTTGCGAAAGAGTGTGCCGTAGTAACACATTATCGCTTGAAGAATGCAGAAGACGGTTCAGGAGTTGTAGTAGATCCTGCAGCTAAACTGGAAGAGGAGTTAATTATCCGTCCGACATCAGAAACCATCATTTGGAATACTTATAAGAACTGGATTCAGTCATACCGTGACCTGCCTATTCTCTGCAACCAATGGGCTAACGTTTTCCGCTGGGAAATGCGTACCCGTCTTTTCCTGCGTACTGCCGAATTCCTGTGGCAAGAGGGGCATACCGCTCATGCTACCCGTGAAGAAGCAGAGGAAGAGGCAATCAGAATGTTGAATGTATATGGTGAATTTGCAGAAAAATATATGGCTGTTCCTGTTATAAAGGGAGTGAAATCAGCCAATGAACGTTTTGCCGGCGCACTTGACACTTACACAATAGAAGCCATGATGCAGGACGGAAAAGCATTGCAAAGTGGTACTTCCCATTTCCTGGGGCAAAACTTTGCAAAGGCATTTGATGTTCAGTTCGTTAATAAAGAAAACAAGATGGAGTATGTTTGGGCTACTTCATGGGGTGTTTCTACTCGTTTGATGGGGGCATTGATTATGACTCATTCGGATGACAACGGATTGGTGTTACCTCCGCATTTAGCTCCGATTCAGGTAGTAATTGTTCCTATCTATAAGAATGACGAACAACTGAAACAAATCGATGCTAAAGTAGAAGGCATTGTAGCTAAGTTGAAAGCATTGGGGATCTCTGTGAAATATGACAATGCAGATAATAAACGTCCGGGCTTCAAATTCGCTGATTATGAATTGAAGGGTGTACCTGTTCGTTTGGTTATGGGTGGTCGCGATCTGGAAAATAATACGATGGAAGTGATGCGCCGTGATACACTGGAAAAAGAAACAGTTACCTGTGAAGGCATTGAAACATATGTTCAGAATCTGCTTGAAGAAATGCAGGCTAATATCTACAAAAAAGCATTGGAGTACCGCAATTCCAAGATAACAACAGTAGATACCTACGACGAATTTAAAGAAAAAATCGAAGAAGGCGGATTTATTCTGGCTCATTGGGACGGAACCACTGAAACAGAAGAAAAGATTAAGGAAGAGACCAAAGCCACTATTCGTTGTATTCCGTTCGATTCATTTGTTCCGGGTGACAAAGAACCGGGCAAATGTATGGTAACAGGTAAACCGTCTGCTTGCCGCGTCGTATTTGCACGTTCTTATTAA
- a CDS encoding two-component regulator propeller domain-containing protein: MKYIVYILFLFPVWVTAQTYKYIGMEDGLSNRQIFNIQKDAQGYMWFLTNEGMDRYNGKDIKHYKLNKEGNTLDAPIRLGWLYTEPHIGIWVIGKQGRIFQYDVNKDDFRMVYRLPDTSETISCGYLDCNNNIWLCRKDTVLLYDIRDAHIFKFPNVLHSNIKAIEQVDEHYFFIATETGVRYVKLENNVLEIIPVETLDYFHARVSELYFHQQSKRLFIGSFERGVFVYDMNTQEIIRPDADLSDVNIARISPLNETELLIATEGMGVYKVDVNTCKLEHYIVANYQSYNEMNGNNINDVFVDEEKRIWLANYPTGITIMDNRYENYHWMKHSMNNHQSLINDQVHAVIEDEDGDLWFGTSNGISLYQSKVGKWHSFLSSFDPQKKDKNHIFITLCEVSPGIIWAGGFTSGIYKINKHTLSVEYFSPYLLSQVNMRPDKYIRDIVKDSRGYVWSGGYYNLKCFNLATNSVRLYPGLNAITSIVEKDEENMWIGTVSGLYLLNRNTGEYQFIEMEIGAAYINALYQADDGLLYIGTNGGGVFVYNHQNKTFEHYFSDNSALVSNRIFTILPEINGRIMMSTENGITCFHIKEKIFNNWTRGEGLLPAYFNASAGTVRKNKSFVFGSTDGAIEFPENVTFPKYEFTRLIFSDFYLSYQPIYPGDKGSPLQKNIDETDVLELKYDENTFSFGVSTINYDSPGNVLYSWKLEGFYEKWTQPGDNNLIRFTNLPPGKYTLHVRAVSKEEHDIVFQERTMKIVIRHPFWLSWWAILCYILLVIGGFYFILRMINLKKQKKVSDEKTQFFINTAHDIRTPLTLIKAPLQELLEEETLTDNGIARTNIALRNVEVLLRLVSSLINFERTDVYSSKMSVSEYELNTYMNEVYDTFSSYAAIKHIEYTYESSFGYMNVWFDKEKMDSILKNIISNSLKYTPENGKISISVSDTDDSWKVIIKDTGIGIPTSEQSKLFKLHFRASNAINSKVAGSGIGLVLVGKLVSLHGGKISVESVEHQGTTVKIVFPKSNKNFQNTSKETSLKFETLAPVLPAPNVPAKAAATVDNPNSQRILVVEDNDELRSYLVSSLSSIYNVQACANGKEALIIIKEFWPELVLSDIMMPEMGGKELCAAIKSDIETSHIPVLLLTALGDENNVLDGLSIGADEYLIKPFSVKILRANIANLLANRELLRMRFANSDIEIEAKVPSANGTNSLDWKFISNVKKIVDENINNPEFTVDQLCELNNMSRTSFYCKLKTLTGQSPTEFIRVMRLKRATQLLKEGKYVINEIADMTGFSDSKYFREVFKKYYKMSPTEYAKYTSHNLQ, from the coding sequence ATGAAATACATTGTATATATTCTTTTCCTTTTTCCTGTTTGGGTTACAGCACAGACATACAAATATATAGGGATGGAGGATGGTTTGAGCAATCGTCAGATATTCAATATTCAGAAAGATGCTCAGGGCTATATGTGGTTCCTAACAAATGAAGGGATGGACAGATACAACGGTAAAGATATAAAACACTACAAATTAAATAAAGAAGGTAATACTTTAGACGCTCCCATACGTCTAGGATGGCTGTATACAGAACCGCATATAGGTATCTGGGTGATTGGCAAGCAAGGGCGAATCTTTCAATACGATGTTAATAAAGATGATTTTCGAATGGTATACAGATTACCGGATACTTCTGAAACAATTAGTTGCGGTTATTTGGACTGTAATAATAATATTTGGTTATGTCGCAAGGATACTGTATTGCTTTATGATATCAGAGATGCTCATATATTCAAATTTCCCAATGTACTTCACAGTAATATCAAAGCAATAGAGCAAGTGGATGAGCACTATTTCTTTATAGCAACGGAGACAGGTGTACGATATGTCAAACTGGAAAATAATGTTTTAGAGATTATACCTGTTGAAACATTAGACTATTTCCATGCTCGGGTAAGCGAACTCTATTTTCATCAACAATCAAAAAGATTGTTTATCGGTTCATTTGAAAGAGGAGTTTTTGTATATGATATGAATACGCAGGAAATTATACGCCCGGACGCTGACCTTAGTGACGTAAACATAGCTCGTATCAGCCCCTTGAATGAAACGGAACTGTTGATTGCAACCGAAGGGATGGGAGTATATAAAGTTGATGTAAACACGTGTAAACTGGAACATTACATTGTGGCCAACTATCAGAGCTATAATGAAATGAACGGAAATAACATCAATGATGTCTTTGTAGATGAAGAAAAGCGAATATGGCTCGCCAATTATCCCACCGGAATCACAATAATGGATAATCGCTATGAAAATTATCATTGGATGAAACATTCCATGAATAATCACCAATCGCTAATCAACGATCAGGTACATGCAGTCATTGAAGATGAGGATGGTGATTTATGGTTTGGAACCAGTAATGGTATTAGTCTTTATCAGTCAAAAGTAGGTAAATGGCACTCGTTCCTAAGTTCTTTTGACCCACAGAAAAAAGATAAAAACCATATCTTTATTACTTTATGCGAAGTATCTCCCGGTATTATATGGGCAGGTGGATTTACTTCTGGCATTTATAAAATAAACAAGCATACATTGTCGGTTGAATACTTCTCTCCTTACCTGCTTTCCCAGGTTAATATGCGCCCGGATAAGTATATTCGCGATATAGTTAAGGATTCGAGAGGATATGTCTGGTCGGGAGGATATTATAATCTAAAATGTTTTAATCTGGCAACTAACAGTGTCCGTTTATATCCGGGGTTGAATGCTATCACATCGATTGTTGAAAAAGACGAAGAAAATATGTGGATCGGAACCGTTAGCGGATTGTATTTGTTAAATAGGAATACCGGTGAATATCAGTTTATTGAAATGGAAATAGGAGCCGCTTATATCAATGCGCTTTATCAGGCAGATGATGGATTGCTATATATCGGAACAAATGGTGGGGGAGTATTTGTGTACAATCATCAAAATAAAACATTCGAGCACTATTTTTCTGATAATTCCGCCTTGGTTTCAAACAGAATATTTACAATACTGCCGGAAATAAACGGGCGTATAATGATGAGTACAGAGAATGGGATCACCTGTTTTCATATTAAAGAGAAGATATTCAATAACTGGACTAGAGGAGAAGGATTGTTACCTGCCTATTTTAATGCATCTGCCGGAACAGTGCGTAAAAATAAAAGCTTTGTATTTGGAAGTACAGATGGAGCGATTGAATTTCCGGAGAATGTAACGTTTCCCAAGTATGAATTCACGAGATTGATATTCAGCGATTTTTATCTTTCCTATCAACCAATTTATCCAGGCGACAAAGGCTCTCCCCTACAGAAAAATATTGATGAAACGGATGTACTGGAACTTAAATATGATGAGAATACTTTTTCATTCGGAGTCTCTACAATCAATTATGACTCACCGGGAAATGTATTATACTCTTGGAAGCTGGAAGGATTTTATGAGAAATGGACGCAACCTGGAGATAATAATTTGATTCGTTTCACCAATTTACCTCCGGGCAAATATACCCTCCATGTACGTGCAGTATCTAAAGAAGAACATGATATTGTTTTTCAGGAACGTACGATGAAAATCGTCATCAGACACCCTTTCTGGTTGAGTTGGTGGGCTATTTTGTGCTATATATTGCTTGTAATCGGAGGGTTTTATTTCATTCTACGTATGATAAATCTAAAAAAACAAAAGAAGGTATCTGATGAAAAAACACAGTTCTTCATTAATACAGCTCATGATATACGTACTCCGTTAACTTTGATAAAAGCACCTTTGCAGGAATTGTTGGAAGAAGAAACTCTTACCGACAATGGAATAGCCCGTACGAACATTGCATTGAGGAATGTGGAAGTTCTTCTACGACTGGTCAGCAGTCTGATTAACTTTGAACGAACAGATGTATATTCCTCTAAAATGAGTGTTTCAGAGTATGAGTTGAATACCTACATGAATGAAGTATATGATACATTCTCTTCTTATGCAGCCATTAAGCACATAGAGTATACATACGAAAGTAGTTTCGGCTATATGAATGTGTGGTTTGATAAGGAGAAGATGGATTCTATTTTGAAGAATATAATATCGAATTCATTGAAATATACTCCGGAAAATGGAAAGATCAGCATTTCCGTATCAGATACGGATGATTCATGGAAAGTGATAATCAAAGATACAGGTATAGGTATTCCTACCAGTGAGCAAAGTAAATTGTTCAAGCTACATTTTCGTGCCAGCAATGCTATTAACTCTAAAGTGGCGGGTAGTGGTATAGGATTAGTGCTGGTAGGAAAACTGGTCAGCCTTCATGGGGGGAAGATTAGCGTGGAGAGTGTTGAACATCAAGGAACGACAGTCAAAATTGTTTTTCCGAAAAGCAATAAAAACTTTCAAAACACTAGCAAGGAAACATCCTTGAAGTTTGAAACGTTGGCTCCTGTATTACCCGCTCCGAATGTTCCGGCAAAGGCAGCTGCCACCGTAGATAATCCAAATTCACAACGGATTCTTGTTGTAGAAGACAACGATGAGCTACGCTCTTATTTGGTCAGTTCATTATCTTCTATATATAATGTACAAGCTTGCGCCAATGGGAAAGAAGCATTGATTATTATAAAAGAATTTTGGCCGGAACTGGTACTTTCTGATATTATGATGCCGGAGATGGGAGGAAAAGAATTGTGTGCCGCCATCAAAAGTGACATTGAAACTTCCCATATTCCTGTATTGTTGCTAACGGCTTTAGGAGATGAAAACAATGTTCTTGACGGTCTGTCCATTGGTGCTGACGAATACCTTATCAAACCATTCAGCGTGAAAATTTTACGGGCAAATATTGCTAATTTACTGGCTAATCGGGAACTGTTGCGAATGAGGTTTGCCAATTCGGATATAGAAATAGAAGCAAAGGTCCCGTCTGCAAACGGTACTAACAGTCTTGACTGGAAGTTCATCTCAAATGTAAAGAAGATTGTAGATGAGAATATAAACAACCCGGAATTTACAGTTGATCAGCTTTGTGAATTAAATAACATGAGTCGTACCAGTTTCTATTGTAAGTTGAAAACATTGACGGGACAGTCTCCGACAGAATTTATTCGGGTGATGCGCTTGAAACGTGCTACACAATTATTGAAAGAGGGTAAATATGTTATTAATGAAATTGCAGACATGACGGGATTCTCTGATAGTAAATATTTCCGGGAAGTATTTAAAAAATATTACAAGATGAGCCCGACCGAATATGCTAAGTATACATCACACAATCTACAATGA